The DNA sequence TCGCCGCCGAAGCCCACGTTCAGAGCCGGGATGCCCAGGTGCTGGAGGTAGGGCGAGTAGTCGGAGCCGGAGCCCAGGGCCCCGATGCGCAAATCGGGCCGGTCACGGGCGTCCTTCTGAGCCTCAGGGCTACCCTCCACCAAATCATAGGCCCGGCGGCGCTCGATGATGGACACCTGCTTTTCGGGGTCCATTACGTCACGCCCCACCTGATTGAAGAATTTCTCCAGCGTGTGCGAGCCGGCCGCGTCCAGAAAGCCGCGGTCACTGTTATCGGTGTTCAGGTAGGCCACCACGTGCTTTTGGATGGCGGCGGCGTTGGTTTCGGCCCACTCCGTCGAGCCCAGCAGGCCGGGCTCCTCGCCGTCCCAGGCGCAAAACATGACGGTGCGCTTGGGCCGCCAGCCGGTTTTTACCAGCTCGCCCAGGGCCCGGGCTTCCTCCAGTTCGGCCACCATGCCACTGAGCGGGTCGCTGGCGCCGTTCACCCAGGCATCGTGGTGGTTGCCACGCATAATCCACTCGTCGGGGTACTGGCTGCCCTTTAGCGTAGCGATGACGTTGTACACGGGCTCGGTTTTCCAGTTGAAGGCCAGCTGCAAGTGCACCCGCGCCGGCCCGGGGCCCAGGTGGTACGGGATGGGCAGGGCCCCGCGCCAGGCCTCCGGCGCCATGGGCCCGGCCAGGGCCGCGAGCAGCGGCAGGGCATCGCCGTAGGAGATGGGCAGCACCGGAATCTGGGTGATGGTGGGCGCCTTTTTATAATCCAGGCGCTTGGCGTTTTTGGTCGAGCCGTAGCCGGGCGTGAGGGGGTCGCCGGGGTAGGTGGGCATGTCGAGCACGGAGCCGCGCTGGGCCCCGGTTTCGGGCCTGAAGGGGCCCTTGGGGTACACGTCGCCCTGGGCGTAGCCGTCGTCCTTGGGGTCGGAGTAGATGAGGCAGCCGATGGCGCCCATTTCGGCGGCCACCTTGGGCTTGATGCCGCGCCACGAGCCGCCGTACCTGGCAATCACCACTTTACCCTTCACGTCGATGCCGCGGCGGGCCAGCTCCTCGTAGTCTTTCGGGATGCCGTAGTTCACGAACACCAGCTCGGCCGTCACGTCGCCGTCCCGCGAGAAGCAGTTGTAGGTGGGCAGCTGCTCGGCGGTCTGGCCCGAGGTAGCGTCCTCCGGCACGGGCTTTTCGGCTAGCACGGCGGTATACTTGGTGGGGCCCACCAGCTCCAGCACGCGCAGCTTGGGCGTCGGAAACAGCACGTACGACACGTCAATCCGCGTGTCGTAGCCCCAGCTTTTAAACAGGCCGGCCATGTACTCCGCGTTGTCCTTGTCGTAGGGCGAGCCCACGTGGTGCGGGTGCGCCGACAGTCGCTTCATCCAGTCCCGCAGGTTGCCGGCCTTCAGCTGGGCGTCGAACCTGGTTTCGAGCTGGTACTCGGCGGCGGCCGCAGCGGGCTCGAAGCCCAGCAGCGGCTTGGCCTCGGTGGGCGGGGCGGTTTGGGCGGGGGCAAGGGGCCCCGCCAGCAGGCCAGCGGCCAGGAAAAAGGCGTAGCGTTTCAGCATAGAACAGTCTTTTTTTCAGAAAATAAAAGCACTGGGGGCCCTATTGGTCCTTGGCAGCCTAGCCGTAGTGCCGCGCAAGATAGCACGGGGGCCCAAGCCGTTGGCACACATTATTCTGTAGCGTGGACTTTGTGAGTCCACGTCGCTTAACGGTAATCGGCAGGACGAAGCAAGAGCCGCGGACTACAAAGTCCGCGCTACACGCAAAAAGCGCCGTGCTGGGCAGCACGGCGCTTTTCAGCACGGCAAAAACTGGGGGCCCTAGCCGCTGTAGCCGCCGCCGCTTTCGGGCTCGGTGGCGCTGCCGCCGGGCTTGGTGGGGGTGGGCAGGCCGGTTTCGGTTTTTATTTCAACGTCGCTGTAGTCGGGCACGCCGTCGCCCTGCACGGGTACGGGCGGCTCGGTGTGCGGGGCGGGGGTCGGATCGGTCTGGCTCATGGCAGGGAAATATTTAAGGAAATAGCAACTGCTGGGGTGTACGGGCCGGGGGCCCCGATGGCTGCCCGCGGGGGCCGGCCGGCTTACTTTTGCGGCCGTTGCCGGTTATTTTTTCTTCCGCTTTTTACTCCCGCACCCGAGGCCATGACGCAGTTCCGCACCGAAAAAGACACCATGGGCACCGTGCAAGTGCCCGCCGATGCTTACTGGGGGGCCCAAACCCAGCGCAGCATCGAGAACTTCCCCATCGCGCAGGACATCAACAAGATGCCTAAGGAAATCATCCGCGCGTTTGCCTACCTCAAGAAGGCCGCCGCCCTCACCAACCGCGACGCGGGCGTGCTAGATGCGGAAAAAGCCGCGCTGATTGGCCAGGTGTGCGACGAGATTCTGGAAGGCAAGCTGGCCGATTCGTTTCCGCTGGTGGTCTGGCAAACGGGCTCGGGCACGCAGAGCAACATGAACGTGAACGAGGTGGTGGCCTACCGCGGCCACGTACTGCACGGCGGGGCCCTCGCCGACGAGAAGAAGTTCCTGGCCCCGAATGACGACGTGAACAAGTCGCAATCGAGCAACGACACGTTTCCGACGGCCATGCACATCGCGGCTTACAAAATCCTGGTGGAAACTACGATTCCGGGCATCACTAAGCTGCGCGACGCGCTGCAGGCCAAGTCCACCGAGTTCATGGACGTGGTGAAGATTGGCCGCACGCATTTCATGGACGCCACGCCGCTCACGCTGGGCCAGGAGTTTTCGGGCTACGTGGCCCAGCTCAGCCACGGCCTCAAGGCCATCGACCACACGCTGGCCCACCTGAGCGAGCTGGCCCTGGGCGGTACCGCCGTGGGCACGGGCATCAACACGCCCCCCGGCTACTCGGAGAACGTGGCCCGGCACATTGCCGACCTCACCGGCCTGCCCTTCGTCACGGCCGAAAACAAGTTTGAGGCCCTGGCCGCGCACGATGCCATCGTGGAAGCCCACGGGGCCCTTAAAACGGTGGCCGTCAGCCTAATGAAGATCGCCAACGACGTGCGGATGCTCAGCTCGGGGCCCCGGGCGGGCATCGGCGAAATCTCCATCCCCGACAACGAGCCCGGCTCCAGCATCATGCCCGGTAAGGTGAACCCCACCCAGTGCGAGGCCCTGACGATGGTGGCCGCCCAGGTGATGGGCAACGACGTGGCCATCACCATCGGCGGCAGCATGGGCCACTTCGAGCTGAACGTGTTCAAGCCGCTGATGATCTACAACTTCCTGCACTCGGCCCGGCTCATCGGCGACGCCTGCGTATCGTTCACCGACCGCTGCGCCGTGGGCATCGCGCCCATCCTGCCCAACATCAAGAAGCACGTCGATTCGTCGCTGATGCTCGTCACGGCCCTCAACCCGCATATTGGCTACTACAAAGCCGCCGAAATTGCCCAGACGGCCCACAAAAACGGCTCGACCCTGAAGGAAACCGCCTTGCAGCTCGGCTACCTCACCGCCGAGCAGTTCGACGAGTGGCTGAAGCCCGAGGATATGGTGGGCGAGATTAAAAAGTAGCGCCTGGGGCCCCAGCGCCTCGCTTAGCCGCCTTGCCTGCCCGGGCGGGGCGGCTTTTTTTATCGACATCTTTGCAGGGCTATGGATTATACCAATAACCTCGTACTGGAAAACCGCCGCGTGCGCCTGCGGCCCCTCGAAGCCGCCGATTTTGAGGCCCTCAAGGCCGTGGCTTTCGACCCCGAACTCTGGCGCTACACCCTCAGCCGCGCCGACGACGTGCTGAGCCTGGCCGCCTACATTTCGGCGGCCGAGCAGGCGCGGCAAGCCGGCCAGCGCTACCCGTTCGCCATCATCGACCGCATCACCGGCGAGCTGGCCGGCAGCACCAGCTACTACAACGTGGTGCCCGACGACCAGCGCCTGAGTATCGGCCACACCTGGGTGGGCACCGCGTTTCAGCGCACCGGCCTGAACCGGGCGGCCAAGCACCTGCTGCTGTGCCACGCCTTCGACGCGCTGCAATACGAGCGGGTGGAGCTGGAAACCGACAGCCGCAACCTCAAGTCGCAGGAAGCCATGCGCCGCATGGGCGCCACCGAGGAAGGCACCCTGCGCCGGCATCGCTTCACGCAGGACAACGTGCGGCGCGACACAATGATTTTCAGCATTATCCGGCCCGAGTGGGACGCGCTGCGGCACTCCGTGTTCGCCGAGTTCGATGCGTAGCCCGCGGCCCCGGGCCCTGTCGGCCAAGGTGCTGCTGCGGCGGCGCGTGGCCAGCTTCGGCCACGCGCTGCGGGGGGTAGGCGCGGCCCTGCGCTCGGAGCTGCACCTGCGCTTCCACGCCGTGGCCACGGTGGCGGTGGTCGGGCTGGGGTTTTACTACGGCATTGCCCGGCTGGAATGGGCCCTGGTGGCGCTGGCCGTAGCCGCCGTGTGGGCCGCTGAGCTGGTGAACACCGCCATCGAGGCCCTTACCGACCTGGCCTCGCCCCACTACCACGCCCTGGCCGGCCGGGCCAAGGACGTGGCCGCCGGCGCCGTGCTGCTGGCCGCCCTGGGGGCCCTGGTGGTGGGGGCCCTGGTGTTCGGGCCCCGGGCGTTTGCGGGCCATCCGTAGGCCGGGCCCCGGCGCCGGCGCCAACCATTGCCAACCTCGGGCGTAAGCAGGCGGGTGGGGCCCCCGGTGCTCGGGGGCCCCACCCGCTCCTCACGCCGTCAACCAATTCTTATGCGCCCGCTGCCTACCCTTCTTGCTGCCACCCTGCTGCTGGCCTCTGCCTGCGGTGCCGACCGTGTGACGGTGGGCACGCCCACTACCCAGCCCAACGGCAACAGCATCGCCGAGAACAGCACGCCCGCCCCCACCTCGGCCAACACCGTGGACCCCGTGCCCGCCCGCATAGCCATCGAAGACACCACCGCCCGGCCCCAGTGGCTGAAGGCGCGCATTGCCGCAACGCTGGGCCACCGCAAGCAGTACCCCATCATCCGCATCTACCGCTACGTGTACAACGACCAGACGGTGTACTGGGAAACGGCGCCTTGCTGCGACCAGCAATCGACGGTGTACGACACCAAGGGCAACGTGCTGTGCCACCCCGACGGCGGCATCACGGGCAAGGGCGACGGCCAGTGCGCCAACTTCGAGAAGCGCAAGGCCAACGAAAGACTGGTGTGGCAAGACCCCCGGTGATAGGAATGTGCGGAATGTGGGCGATGCGGATGAATGTGAAAGCCATTAAAATTTTCTGTTACGCTATTTTCTGTCACGCTATTTTAATGCGCCTTCCTGATTTTCGCACTTTCAGGCTCCGCTGAATTTTCACATCTCCACATTCCACCACATTGCCGAATCAATTAAATGATTAATACCATCGCCAAGCTCGGCGTTTTTAACGTGTGGGCCAACGAAACTTTGCTGCGCCGCCTCGACTCATCGGTGGCCGCCGGCCGGGAGGCGCCCCAGCCGGCGCTGCGCATTTTCAGCCACGTCATCAATGCCCAGGCCATCTGGATTGCCCGCCTTTCGGGCACGGCCAGCCCGCTCAAAGTATGGCAGGAGCACGACCTCGCCGGCCTGCACCACTGGCACGAGCAAACCTCGCAGACCTTTGCCGACCTGTGCGCCAACGCCGACGAAACCGAGCTGCTGCGCCACATTCAATACTCCAACTCGCAGGGCGATGCGTTCGACTCGCAGGTAAGCGACATCCTGACCCACTGCATAGTACACGCCAGCTACCACCGCGGCCAGGTGGCCGTGAAGATGCGCGAAGGCGGCCTAGAGCCCGTTAATTCCGACTTCATTACCTATTGCCGCGAACAGGGCGGCCAAGTAGCACCGCAGCTGTAAAACGGAGTGCACTCCGTTTCGGGTTGGGCACGTTCTGGCGGAAACGGAGTACTACTCCGTTTTACAATTTTGGCGGGCCGCCCGGCAGTTATACTCGTCACGAAGTAGGGTGCGGGGCTTGTCCCCGCCCGTCGTTGCACGAAAGCCGACGGAACCGTTCGAGGACGGGTGGGGGCAAGCCCCGCACCCTACTTCGTTTTCGCATTCCACTTCGTGAACAGTATAGTTACGGGGCGGTCTGTTCGCGTTTGGGGGCCCTGCGTATAGCTGGGCAGTACGTCCGTTCTCATGAAAATTCTGCTGGTTGAAGACGAGCCGCCGCTGGCGTCGTTCGTTAAAAAAGGCTTTGCCCACGAGGGCTACGACCTCACCGTGGCCTACGACGGGCGCACGGGCTGGTCGCTCTACGAGCAGCAGCCCTACGACCTGGTAATACTGGACGTGAACCTGCCCTACGTGAACGGCGTGGAGCTGTGCCGGCGCATTCGGGCGCACAGCCGGCTGGTGCCCGTGTTGCTGCTTACGGCCCTCGATAGCCTCGACGACAAGGAGGCTGGCTTTGCGGCCGGAGCCGATGACTATCTGGTTAAGCCCTTCGAATTCAGGGAATTGCTAATGCGTGCCCGGGCCCTCACGCAACGCTACGCCGCGGCCAGCGGCGAGCGCCGAGAGCTGCGCATGGCCGACCTCGTGCTCGACCTCGACGCCAAAACCGTGGCCCGCGCCGGCCAGCGCATTGCCCTCACTACCCGCGAGTACTCGCTGCTGGAGCACCTGCTGCGCAACCGCGGCCGCGTAGTGTCGCGCGTGGACATTGCCGAGCGCGTCTGGGACCTGGACTTTGACACCACCACCAACGTCATCGACGTGTACGTGAGCTACTTGCGCAAGAAGCTGGACCGTGATTTTTCGCCTAAGCTCATCCACACCGTGGTGGGCATGGGCTACGTGATGCGCGAAGAGTAGCGCGGATGCTACGGATACGCGCATGGGCCATTCAACGCGCGGACACCCAGCGCACACGCTACATTTGAAAGTACCATGCTGATTCGCAATAAGCTGATGCTGCGCTTTACGCTGGTGGTGCTGGCCATTCAGGTCAGCTTTTCGGCGTTCATTTATTACTTCAACGCCAGCACACGGGCGCAGCGTTTTGAGCACCGGCTGGGCACCAGCGCCACGCTGGCGGCGCGGCTGCTCATTCGGCCGGGCAAACTCGCAACCGGGCAGCTGGGCAGCCTGCGCCGCCGCGACCTGCTGACGCTGCCCGATGAGCAAATCAGCATTTATGGGCCGGACGGCGGGTTGCGCTACAGCAGCGCTGACAACATTGACCAGGCCCTAAACCGGGCGCGCCTGGGCCCCCTGCAACCGGGCCGGCTGCTGAGCTTCCGGGCCGGGGGGCGACGCGAGGCGGTGAGCCTGAGCTACGAGCACGACGGCAAGCAGTACACCATTTTTGTGTCGGCCGACGACCAGGTGGGCTGGGCGCGGCAGTACCAGCTGGGCCTGCTGCTGCTGCTGGGCAACGTGGGGGCCCTGGCACTCATTATTTTAGCAGGTTGGTACTTCGCGGGCGCAGCGCTGGCTCCGGTGGCGCGCATCAGCCGGCAGGCGGGCCGCATTTCCGCCACCAATCTGGGCCGGCGGCTGTCGGAAGGCAACGGGCGCGACGAGCTGGCCCAGCTGGCGCGGGCCTTCAACACCATGCTGGCCGGGC is a window from the Hymenobacter nivis genome containing:
- a CDS encoding transferrin receptor-like dimerization domain-containing protein, with amino-acid sequence MLKRYAFFLAAGLLAGPLAPAQTAPPTEAKPLLGFEPAAAAAEYQLETRFDAQLKAGNLRDWMKRLSAHPHHVGSPYDKDNAEYMAGLFKSWGYDTRIDVSYVLFPTPKLRVLELVGPTKYTAVLAEKPVPEDATSGQTAEQLPTYNCFSRDGDVTAELVFVNYGIPKDYEELARRGIDVKGKVVIARYGGSWRGIKPKVAAEMGAIGCLIYSDPKDDGYAQGDVYPKGPFRPETGAQRGSVLDMPTYPGDPLTPGYGSTKNAKRLDYKKAPTITQIPVLPISYGDALPLLAALAGPMAPEAWRGALPIPYHLGPGPARVHLQLAFNWKTEPVYNVIATLKGSQYPDEWIMRGNHHDAWVNGASDPLSGMVAELEEARALGELVKTGWRPKRTVMFCAWDGEEPGLLGSTEWAETNAAAIQKHVVAYLNTDNSDRGFLDAAGSHTLEKFFNQVGRDVMDPEKQVSIIERRRAYDLVEGSPEAQKDARDRPDLRIGALGSGSDYSPYLQHLGIPALNVGFGGEGEGGEYHSIFDSFDDFTRFKDPTFAYGVALAQTMGRCTLRLADADVLPFEFQNLSNTVAKYGTEVKQLAETMRTDTEKQAKLLAEKRFDLVSNPDQPLLPPKPQEAVPYLNFAPLDNALAKLEQSAQAYDQARRGPNKLSEDRKKELDQLLYQAEQQLLSVEGLPRRPWYRHQLYAPGFYTGYGVKTLPGIREAVEERKWAEADEQIRRTGAAIERFAGQVNRAAAVAGPAPVQ
- the fumC gene encoding class II fumarate hydratase; translation: MTQFRTEKDTMGTVQVPADAYWGAQTQRSIENFPIAQDINKMPKEIIRAFAYLKKAAALTNRDAGVLDAEKAALIGQVCDEILEGKLADSFPLVVWQTGSGTQSNMNVNEVVAYRGHVLHGGALADEKKFLAPNDDVNKSQSSNDTFPTAMHIAAYKILVETTIPGITKLRDALQAKSTEFMDVVKIGRTHFMDATPLTLGQEFSGYVAQLSHGLKAIDHTLAHLSELALGGTAVGTGINTPPGYSENVARHIADLTGLPFVTAENKFEALAAHDAIVEAHGALKTVAVSLMKIANDVRMLSSGPRAGIGEISIPDNEPGSSIMPGKVNPTQCEALTMVAAQVMGNDVAITIGGSMGHFELNVFKPLMIYNFLHSARLIGDACVSFTDRCAVGIAPILPNIKKHVDSSLMLVTALNPHIGYYKAAEIAQTAHKNGSTLKETALQLGYLTAEQFDEWLKPEDMVGEIKK
- a CDS encoding GNAT family N-acetyltransferase, which codes for MDYTNNLVLENRRVRLRPLEAADFEALKAVAFDPELWRYTLSRADDVLSLAAYISAAEQARQAGQRYPFAIIDRITGELAGSTSYYNVVPDDQRLSIGHTWVGTAFQRTGLNRAAKHLLLCHAFDALQYERVELETDSRNLKSQEAMRRMGATEEGTLRRHRFTQDNVRRDTMIFSIIRPEWDALRHSVFAEFDA
- a CDS encoding diacylglycerol kinase family protein; translation: MRSPRPRALSAKVLLRRRVASFGHALRGVGAALRSELHLRFHAVATVAVVGLGFYYGIARLEWALVALAVAAVWAAELVNTAIEALTDLASPHYHALAGRAKDVAAGAVLLAALGALVVGALVFGPRAFAGHP
- a CDS encoding DUF6970 domain-containing protein, translating into MRPLPTLLAATLLLASACGADRVTVGTPTTQPNGNSIAENSTPAPTSANTVDPVPARIAIEDTTARPQWLKARIAATLGHRKQYPIIRIYRYVYNDQTVYWETAPCCDQQSTVYDTKGNVLCHPDGGITGKGDGQCANFEKRKANERLVWQDPR
- a CDS encoding DinB family protein; protein product: MINTIAKLGVFNVWANETLLRRLDSSVAAGREAPQPALRIFSHVINAQAIWIARLSGTASPLKVWQEHDLAGLHHWHEQTSQTFADLCANADETELLRHIQYSNSQGDAFDSQVSDILTHCIVHASYHRGQVAVKMREGGLEPVNSDFITYCREQGGQVAPQL
- a CDS encoding response regulator transcription factor, with product MKILLVEDEPPLASFVKKGFAHEGYDLTVAYDGRTGWSLYEQQPYDLVILDVNLPYVNGVELCRRIRAHSRLVPVLLLTALDSLDDKEAGFAAGADDYLVKPFEFRELLMRARALTQRYAAASGERRELRMADLVLDLDAKTVARAGQRIALTTREYSLLEHLLRNRGRVVSRVDIAERVWDLDFDTTTNVIDVYVSYLRKKLDRDFSPKLIHTVVGMGYVMREE